The genomic segment GGGCGGGCCGGTACGGCGTCGCCGCGGTCAGCGGCGCCGCCGGCCTCGGGGTGGCGGTCCTCCTCGAACGCGTCCCGTAGCGCGGGGGGCGACGAACCGCCGGTCGGAGCCGCCGGTCACAGGCTGTCGCGCAACACCCGTTTGAGCACCTTGCCGACGGGGTTGCGTGGCAGTGCGTCGCGCAGCTCCAGCCGTTCGGGCAGTTTGTACGAGGCGATGTGCCGCTCCTTGAGATAGCCGACCAGATCGTCCAGCACGAGCGGCGACCGGGCGACGACCACCGCGCAGGCCTTCTCGCCCAGCACCTCGTCGGGATAGCCCACGACCGCGACCTCGGCCACCGCGGGATGCCCGGCGAGGAGCTGTTCCAGCTCCGCGGGGGCGATGTTCATCCCACCGCGGATCACCACGTCCTTCGCCCGGTCCACGTACTTGAGGAACTGCCCGCGGTCGCCCGCGATCTCGAAGAGGTCGCCGGTCATGAGATACCCCTGGTCGTCGAAGGGACTCGGCAGGTCCGTGCCGCCGAGATAGCCCGCGAAGACCTGCGGGCTCTTGATCCGCAACTCCCCCGGCCGGCCCGGCTCCTCGATGTCCTCACCGGTGGCGGCGTCGACGATCCGCACCTTCGTCCAGGCGGCGCCACGGGTGGACCACTCGACGCCGGGCACCCCGTACCGGGGGAAGAAGCGCGCCCGCTCCTCCGGATCCGGCACGTCGTACGGGTCGGTGAGCATCCCCGTGCCCTCGTTCGACCCGAAGAAGTTGATGACGCCGATCCCGTACCTCTCCTGCCAGCCGCGCACCATCGCCGGGGAGAGCGGCGCCGAACCGGAACCGATCCGGGTGAGCGAGGAGATGTCGGTGCTCGCGAGGAGTTCGTCCCTGGCGAGCAGCATGGTCAGCAGCGCCGGCGGCGCGACGGTGTAGGTGACGTGCTCCTCGGCGATCTGCCGCAGGAACACCGGCAGATCGAAGGGGTGGTGCTGGACGAGGACGCACCCGATCCGGAGCCACGGCAGGAACAGCCCCGCGAAACCGGCCATGTTGACCATCGGGAAGGGATTGAGCAGCACATCGTCCGCGGTCATCCTCGGCGCTTCGAGACACGTCCAGGCGATGGCCAGCCAGTCGTTGTGGCAGCGCGGAACCCCCTTCGGGGTGCTCTCGGTGCCCGAGGTCCAGCAGATGGTGACGCAGTCGTTCGGATCGACGGGGTGCTCGCGGGTGTACGCCGCGACGTCGGCCGGGTCGTACGGCGACCGCAGTTCGGCGTCGAGCGATATCGCCCCGGGCGGCAGGTGACGGCCGGCCGCGTCGGATGCTCCGAACTCTCCGTACGCTCCGTATGCGAACAGCAGCCGCAGCCCTGGCAGCCGGTCGCGCAGAGCGTCGACCTCGGCGGCGATCTCCCGCTCGCCGACCCGCACCGCCGTGATGAACGCGGTGAACTCCGCCAGCCCGCCCAGCTGCACCGTCTCGTGCTCGCGGTACTGCACCGGCAGCGGGGAGACGATCACGCCGATCCGCCAGCAGGCGAGATAGACGCACACCAGCTCGACGATGTTGGGCAGTTGCACCCCCACCACATCGCCCTGACCGAGGCCGTGCCGCAGCAGTACGGCCGCGAAACGGTCCACGTCCGCGTCGAGTTCGGCCCAGCTCAGCCTGCGGACCGGCATCCCCACCAGGTCCGGCTTGTTCAGCGGGTCGACCAGTGCGAGCCGGCCGGGATGCCGCCGTACGCGCTCCCGCAGCAGCGAGTCCGTGGTCTCGCCGTCCCACCAGCCCGCCCTGGTGTACTCGGCGACCCGTTCGGCCGGATGCAGTCTCCGTGCCCCCATGATGTCTCTCCCCTCCACCGATCGGCCGGTCCACCCCTGCGCTGAGCCGGCTGAGCTACCGGTCCCGCAACAGGGCGAGCGTCCGCTCGCCTCCTGGGTCGGCGTCCGTGCTCGACGCGACGACCGCGACCTCGTCCACCCCTGCCGCCGCGTACTCCGCGAGCCTGGCCCGTACCGTGTCCAGGTCGCCGACCAGCCCGACCGCTGCGGTCAGTTCGGCCGGCACCGCCGCGAGCAGCTCCCGCGGGTGCGGGCGTGACCGCGCGAACTCCACGACCTCGGCGAAACCCGCCTCGATGAACATCTCGGCGTAGCCGGGCGCCGCGAGGTAGCCGACCACCCCGCGCCGCAGTTGCTCCACCGCCTCCGGGGACGGATCGACGGCGGCCGTCACCCAGGCGGCCACCCGCGGCGACGGGCGGCCCAGCGCCTCGGCCTCCGCGCGCATCCGCCCGACCAGCTTCGCCGCCGAGGCCGGTGTGAGGAGGTTCAGCACCATCCGGTCGGCGAACGCGGCCGCCGTGCGGACCGCCGCGGGGCCGAAGGCGGCCACCGTCAGCTGCGACTTGGGGGCCGGCAGCCGCAGCCGGTAACCGCTGGTGCGTACGACCTCCCCCTCCGAGGTGGTCCGCTCCCCGTCCAGCAGCTGTCGCAGCGCCGTCGCCGACTCCCGCAGCGCCACCCCGCTGCGCCGGTGCGAACGGCCGTGCCACTGCTCGACGACGACCGGGCTGGAACTGCCGATCGCCACATCCACCCGCCGCCCGGTGAGGGCCGCCACCGAGGCGGCCCCGCGGGCGATCGTCATCGGATCCCGAACGGCCACGGCGAGCGGGCCGACGGTCAGCGGGATGCTCCGGGTCCGGAGTCCGACGGCGGTGGCGAGGGCGAACACGTCATAGGTGGCCATCTCACCGAGCCACAGCTCCTCGTACCCGTTCCGCTCGGCGGCCGCCGCGGTGAGCAGCGCCTCCTCCGGCGGCCGGTCCTGCCAATAGCCCAGCGACACCGACAACTTCACGTGCTTCAGCCTCCCCGACCGCAGCCCACGAACCCCACGAATCCACGCTACGCCGACGCTACAATAAGCAGAGTGACCAGACCACCCCTCCCGCAGCGCCGAACCGCGCGGCGAACACCGGAGGCCGGCGGATCGGTCGGCGCGGCCGGACAACCATCGGGACCCGGGGTCCGTCCTACTGGGCAGCACTCCCTGAAGACCGAGGCCATCACCCATGCCCTTCGCCCGCGCGACCGCCACGACCCTGCTCGGTGCGGCGCTGCTCCTGACCGCCGCACCGTACGCCCTCGCGGACTCCGGCATGTCGCTCTCCGTGGATCCGGCCTCCAGCCGGCAGCGGGGCCGGGAGGTCACGTTCACCGTCGCCGTCGACGAGTCCGACCTGAGCCACGGCAAGGGGACGTTCACCCTTGAGTCCCGTGCCTTCGTCAAACCGGTCGGTGTCACG from the Streptomyces sp. RKAG293 genome contains:
- a CDS encoding LLM class F420-dependent oxidoreductase, whose amino-acid sequence is MKLSVSLGYWQDRPPEEALLTAAAAERNGYEELWLGEMATYDVFALATAVGLRTRSIPLTVGPLAVAVRDPMTIARGAASVAALTGRRVDVAIGSSSPVVVEQWHGRSHRRSGVALRESATALRQLLDGERTTSEGEVVRTSGYRLRLPAPKSQLTVAAFGPAAVRTAAAFADRMVLNLLTPASAAKLVGRMRAEAEALGRPSPRVAAWVTAAVDPSPEAVEQLRRGVVGYLAAPGYAEMFIEAGFAEVVEFARSRPHPRELLAAVPAELTAAVGLVGDLDTVRARLAEYAAAGVDEVAVVASSTDADPGGERTLALLRDR
- a CDS encoding class I adenylate-forming enzyme family protein; translation: MGARRLHPAERVAEYTRAGWWDGETTDSLLRERVRRHPGRLALVDPLNKPDLVGMPVRRLSWAELDADVDRFAAVLLRHGLGQGDVVGVQLPNIVELVCVYLACWRIGVIVSPLPVQYREHETVQLGGLAEFTAFITAVRVGEREIAAEVDALRDRLPGLRLLFAYGAYGEFGASDAAGRHLPPGAISLDAELRSPYDPADVAAYTREHPVDPNDCVTICWTSGTESTPKGVPRCHNDWLAIAWTCLEAPRMTADDVLLNPFPMVNMAGFAGLFLPWLRIGCVLVQHHPFDLPVFLRQIAEEHVTYTVAPPALLTMLLARDELLASTDISSLTRIGSGSAPLSPAMVRGWQERYGIGVINFFGSNEGTGMLTDPYDVPDPEERARFFPRYGVPGVEWSTRGAAWTKVRIVDAATGEDIEEPGRPGELRIKSPQVFAGYLGGTDLPSPFDDQGYLMTGDLFEIAGDRGQFLKYVDRAKDVVIRGGMNIAPAELEQLLAGHPAVAEVAVVGYPDEVLGEKACAVVVARSPLVLDDLVGYLKERHIASYKLPERLELRDALPRNPVGKVLKRVLRDSL